A window of the Burkholderia sp. 9120 genome harbors these coding sequences:
- a CDS encoding IclR family transcriptional regulator — MPPTSTLSDPLDERKFVVALARGLDLLRAFKPGETMLGNRDFVERTGLPKATVNRLAYTLTVLGYLRLDETLGKYALDAGVLSLGFALLSGTDTLELARPHMRTFAREVGAAVSLGCRDGLDMIYLETIRSETALTLGLASGSKLSMLTSSMGRAYLAVLPADVRAALLTELKKAAGKEGPALVADAETEIAAFAAERCCYSFRAWHDDVNAVAVPFREPREGRWLVLSCSGPASSMGEAVFRENVGPRLKALARRLGDTG; from the coding sequence ATGCCGCCCACATCTACTCTGTCCGATCCGCTCGACGAGCGTAAATTCGTCGTCGCCCTCGCACGCGGGCTGGATTTGCTGCGCGCGTTCAAACCGGGCGAAACCATGCTCGGCAATCGCGATTTCGTCGAACGCACGGGTCTGCCGAAGGCGACGGTCAACCGTCTCGCCTATACGCTGACGGTGCTCGGCTATCTGCGGCTCGACGAAACGCTGGGTAAATATGCGCTCGATGCCGGTGTGTTGTCGCTCGGTTTCGCGCTGCTTTCGGGCACCGACACGCTGGAACTCGCGCGTCCGCATATGCGCACTTTCGCTCGCGAAGTCGGCGCGGCGGTGTCGCTCGGTTGTCGTGACGGGCTCGACATGATTTATCTGGAGACGATCCGCAGCGAAACCGCGCTGACGCTCGGGCTGGCGTCCGGCTCGAAACTGTCGATGCTCACGAGCTCGATGGGCCGCGCTTATCTGGCCGTGCTACCGGCCGACGTGCGCGCCGCGCTGCTGACCGAACTAAAGAAGGCGGCGGGAAAGGAAGGACCGGCTTTAGTCGCCGACGCCGAAACGGAAATTGCCGCGTTCGCCGCGGAACGCTGCTGCTATTCATTCCGAGCGTGGCACGACGACGTGAACGCGGTCGCGGTGCCGTTTCGCGAGCCGCGCGAAGGGCGCTGGCTGGTGCTCAGTTGCAGCGGGCCGGCGTCGTCGATGGGCGAGGCGGTGTTTCGTGAGAACGTCGGGCCGCGCTTGAAAGCGCTCGCGCGGCGTCTGGGCGATACGGGCTAA
- a CDS encoding acyl-CoA dehydrogenase: MAEAAQFHWEDPLLLDQQLTEDERMVRDAAAAYAQDKLQPRVLEAFRHEKTDIEIFREMGELGLLGPTIPEQYGGPGLNYVAYGLIAREVERVDSGYRSMMSVQSSLVIVPIYEFGSEAQKQKYLPKLVTGEWIGCFGLTEPNHGSDPGSMITRAKKVDGGYSLSGAKMWITNSPIADVFVVWAKLEENGKDSIRGFVLEKGWKGLSTPTIHSKVGLRASITGEIVMDEVFVPEENRFPEVSGLRGPFTCLNSARYGIAWGALGAAEACWHTARQYVLDRKQFGRPLAANQLIQKKLADMQTEITLGLQGVLRLGRMKDEGTAAVEITSIMKRNSCGKALDIARLARDMLGGNGISDEFGIARHLVNLEVVNTYEGTHDIHALILGRAQTGIQAFF, from the coding sequence ATGGCCGAGGCCGCGCAGTTTCACTGGGAAGACCCGTTGCTGCTGGATCAGCAGCTCACCGAAGACGAACGCATGGTGCGCGACGCCGCCGCGGCCTACGCGCAGGACAAGCTGCAACCGCGCGTGCTCGAGGCCTTCCGTCATGAGAAGACCGACATCGAGATTTTTCGCGAAATGGGCGAACTCGGCCTGCTCGGTCCGACGATTCCTGAGCAATACGGTGGCCCCGGGCTGAACTACGTGGCGTACGGCTTGATTGCGCGCGAGGTGGAGCGCGTCGATTCCGGCTATCGGTCGATGATGTCGGTGCAGTCGTCGCTCGTCATCGTACCGATTTATGAATTCGGCTCGGAAGCGCAAAAGCAGAAGTACCTGCCGAAGCTCGTTACCGGCGAATGGATCGGCTGCTTCGGCTTGACCGAGCCGAATCACGGCTCCGATCCGGGCAGCATGATCACGCGCGCGAAGAAGGTGGACGGCGGCTACTCGCTGTCGGGCGCGAAAATGTGGATCACCAATTCGCCGATCGCCGACGTGTTCGTCGTGTGGGCGAAGCTGGAGGAGAACGGCAAGGATTCGATCCGCGGCTTCGTTCTCGAGAAGGGCTGGAAGGGGCTGTCGACACCGACTATTCACAGCAAGGTCGGTTTGCGGGCGTCGATCACCGGCGAAATCGTGATGGACGAAGTGTTCGTGCCGGAAGAGAACCGTTTCCCGGAAGTCAGCGGCTTGCGCGGTCCGTTCACGTGCCTGAACTCGGCGCGCTACGGCATTGCGTGGGGTGCGCTCGGCGCGGCGGAAGCCTGCTGGCACACTGCGCGTCAGTACGTGCTGGACCGCAAGCAGTTCGGCCGGCCGCTCGCCGCGAATCAGCTGATCCAGAAGAAGCTCGCCGACATGCAGACCGAAATCACGCTCGGTTTGCAAGGCGTGCTACGCCTCGGTCGCATGAAGGACGAAGGCACTGCGGCGGTCGAGATCACGTCGATCATGAAGCGCAATTCGTGCGGCAAGGCGCTGGATATCGCGCGGCTCGCGCGTGACATGCTCGGCGGCAACGGTATTTCGGACGAGTTCGGGATTGCGCGGCATCTGGTGAATCTGGAGGTCGTGAATACCTACGAAGGGACGCACGATATTCACGCGCTGATTCTGGGCCGTGCGCAGACGGGAATTCAGGCGTTTTTCTGA
- a CDS encoding peroxiredoxin, whose protein sequence is MSLRLGDIAPDFEQESSVGRIKFHDWLGDSWGVLFSHPADFTPVCTTELGLTAKLAGEFEKRNVKTIALSVDTAESHKEWIKDINETQAANVGFPILADGDRKVAELYDMIHPNANETLTVRSLFVIDPKRKVRLIITYPASTGRNFDEVLRVIDSLQLTDNHSVATPGNWKQGDDVVIVPSLKDEEIIKQKFPKGYKALRPYLRMTPQPNK, encoded by the coding sequence ATGAGTCTACGTCTTGGCGATATCGCACCGGATTTCGAGCAGGAATCGAGTGTGGGTCGTATCAAGTTTCATGATTGGCTGGGCGATAGCTGGGGTGTGCTGTTCTCGCATCCGGCGGACTTCACGCCGGTCTGCACGACCGAGCTCGGTCTGACCGCCAAGCTGGCGGGCGAGTTCGAGAAGCGCAACGTGAAGACGATCGCACTGTCGGTCGACACGGCAGAGTCGCACAAGGAATGGATCAAGGACATCAACGAAACGCAGGCGGCCAACGTCGGCTTTCCGATTCTCGCGGACGGCGATCGCAAGGTTGCTGAGCTGTACGACATGATTCACCCGAACGCCAACGAGACCCTGACGGTCCGTTCGCTGTTCGTGATCGATCCGAAGCGGAAGGTGCGCCTCATCATCACCTATCCGGCCAGCACGGGCCGGAACTTCGACGAAGTGCTGCGGGTGATCGACTCGCTGCAGCTCACCGACAACCATTCGGTGGCGACGCCGGGCAACTGGAAGCAGGGCGACGACGTGGTGATCGTCCCGTCGTTGAAGGACGAAGAAATCATCAAACAGAAATTCCCGAAGGGCTACAAGGCGCTGCGCCCGTATCTGCGCATGACGCCGCAGCCGAACAAGTAA
- a CDS encoding DUF883 family protein translates to MSEVNKERLMSDIKTVLADAEDLLKQAASATGERASELRETALTRLKQAKEKAADVQVVVVEKGKKAARATDDYVHEHPWASIGIAAGAGVLLGLLINRK, encoded by the coding sequence ATGTCGGAAGTCAACAAGGAGAGATTGATGTCGGATATCAAAACCGTCCTCGCGGACGCGGAAGATCTGCTGAAACAGGCCGCGAGCGCCACGGGCGAGCGCGCTTCGGAACTGCGTGAAACGGCGCTGACGCGCCTGAAGCAGGCTAAGGAAAAAGCGGCTGACGTGCAGGTCGTGGTGGTCGAAAAAGGCAAGAAGGCTGCCCGCGCCACCGACGACTATGTGCATGAGCATCCGTGGGCATCCATCGGCATTGCCGCAGGCGCCGGCGTGCTGCTGGGTTTGCTGATCAACCGCAAGTAA